Proteins encoded within one genomic window of Rossellomorea vietnamensis:
- a CDS encoding phospholipase D family protein, with translation MKTKKKWYKKKGWWIGGAIILILTAVMIYNRVKPLPKGISYASDTYAIPESDVEFLYDLTYQKDGKEQYDQSIFDEVYQTIEEADDFLILDLFLVNGYTKGDRDYPKISETLSRKIEDQMKKKPDLKVVFISDVVNTTYGSHQAKQIEPLEKLGAEVVFTDLNRLRDPNLIYSGVWRTALGWFGQDGYGWLPNPMAPSAPKVTMRSYLKLLNVKANHRKVVITEDSGLILSANPHDASGFHSNIAFKVKGDIIKDMVKAEKAVADFSGGNLDAFPTEEKVNDSVKALPPGETSVNAQILTEREIQKGVVKALDDAKKGDEAWIGMFYLADRDIIDAIEDAAEREVDIRLVLDPNQNAFGQEKIGLPNLPIAAELHKLENEHITIRWYNTNKEQYHTKFIYVKGKKQSTVIGGSGNYTSRNLDDYNLEENLKLTAPSDSKTMTEVDDYFDRIWNNKNGTYTVDYEKYQDKLPAVKYVMYILQKIFQVTTY, from the coding sequence TTGAAGACCAAGAAGAAGTGGTATAAGAAGAAAGGATGGTGGATCGGCGGAGCCATCATTTTAATCCTGACGGCGGTCATGATATACAACCGCGTAAAGCCTTTGCCGAAAGGAATCTCCTACGCCAGCGACACCTACGCCATACCGGAGAGTGACGTAGAATTCTTATACGACCTCACCTATCAGAAGGATGGGAAAGAACAATATGATCAATCGATCTTTGATGAGGTATATCAAACCATTGAAGAAGCAGATGATTTTTTGATTTTGGACTTATTCTTAGTTAACGGCTATACAAAGGGTGACCGTGATTATCCCAAGATCAGTGAAACATTATCCAGAAAGATTGAAGACCAGATGAAAAAGAAGCCCGACCTGAAAGTGGTCTTTATCAGTGACGTCGTCAATACCACTTACGGATCACATCAGGCGAAACAAATCGAACCGTTGGAAAAGCTTGGAGCTGAAGTGGTCTTTACCGATTTGAACCGCCTCAGGGATCCAAACCTCATCTATTCCGGTGTATGGAGAACCGCTTTAGGATGGTTCGGGCAGGATGGCTACGGCTGGCTGCCTAACCCGATGGCCCCCTCAGCCCCGAAGGTCACGATGAGATCCTATTTGAAATTATTGAACGTGAAGGCCAACCATCGAAAAGTCGTCATCACGGAGGACTCCGGGCTCATCCTGTCCGCCAATCCCCATGATGCCAGCGGCTTTCACTCCAATATCGCTTTTAAGGTAAAAGGGGACATCATCAAAGATATGGTCAAAGCTGAAAAAGCCGTAGCGGATTTTTCAGGTGGGAATCTTGATGCTTTCCCTACAGAAGAGAAGGTAAATGATTCGGTCAAAGCCTTACCTCCCGGGGAAACATCTGTCAACGCCCAGATCCTGACGGAAAGGGAAATACAAAAAGGCGTGGTAAAGGCACTGGACGATGCCAAAAAAGGCGATGAAGCCTGGATCGGAATGTTCTACCTCGCGGACCGGGACATCATCGACGCAATTGAAGACGCGGCAGAACGTGAAGTGGACATCCGGTTAGTCCTGGATCCGAACCAGAACGCCTTTGGACAGGAAAAAATCGGACTTCCAAACCTGCCGATTGCAGCAGAGCTTCATAAGCTTGAGAACGAACATATCACCATCAGATGGTATAACACGAATAAAGAGCAGTATCACACGAAATTCATTTATGTAAAAGGGAAAAAGCAAAGTACCGTGATCGGGGGATCGGGCAATTATACATCCCGAAACCTGGATGATTATAACCTGGAAGAAAACCTGAAACTGACGGCTCCATCAGATAGCAAAACCATGACCGAAGTCGACGACTATTTCGACCGGATATGGAATAACAAAAACGGGACATACACCGTTGATTATGAAAAATATCAGGATAAGTTACCTGCTGTAAAATATGTCATGTATATCCTGCAGAAAATTTTTCAAGTGACAACATATTAG